The Harpia harpyja isolate bHarHar1 chromosome 26, bHarHar1 primary haplotype, whole genome shotgun sequence nucleotide sequence ggCACCCCCTCGGCTGGGCGTCATGGCCCCCTTGGACCCCCTGACTGCCCCCCAACAACCCCCAGTGCCCACAACTGCCCCCCCCAAAGTGTTCGTGTGCCCCCCGTGTCCTTACGTCCCCCCATGACACCCCCCGCCCATTCACCCCCACAACCCCTCAGGTCTCCACAtccatgtccccccccccggcgcccatgaccccccccccaccgtgCGGTGCAGCAGGAATCGCCGCCCATCCATGGGTGGGGGCACGGAGCCCCCCAGGAACAGCAGCTCCAGGGAGACATGGGGCAGCAGCACCGACAGCTCctggggcatgggggggggggggggtgtgagacCCCCGACCCCCCtctgagcccccccagcccctctgacagaCCCCGGCACCTTCTGCCCACCGATCCCAGCGCTCCCAGTCccctccagtccctcccagtccccccaaTATCTACCCAGAAGAGCCCGAccagctgcagctcccagtgcccccagtccctcccagttccctGGCTCCCTCCCAGTCCTCCCGGTCCCTCCTGCTGTACCCAATGCCTTCAGtctctcccagtgctcccaggctttcccagtctctcccagtgctcccaggcTTTCCTAGTCCCTCCCAGTCCTCCCAATCCCTCCTAGCGTTCCCAATGCCCTCAGTCTCTCCCAGTGCTCCCCGTCTTTCCCAGTGCCCTCAGTCTCTCCCAGTCCCTCCCGGTTCTCCCAGCCCCTCCCAGTACGCACCCAGAAGAGCCCGACCAGCTGCAGCTCCCGGCCGCTCTCCTCCACCTGGACCCGCAGCGAGCGCTTCCTCAGGATGTTCAGCTCCGGGACTGGGGGACCCCGAGGGACCCTCAGTGGGGACCCCCAaaggggaccccccccggggcacCCCCCAAAGGGCTTCTCAAATGAGGACCCCCACACGGGACCCACATTACCAGGGGATGACCTGGCCCTGCAGGGGCACCCCTGACCCCCCGGGGccacccctgcccagccccccagtgcccccagtctccccagtcaagcccccccagaccccactTACAGTGCTGGGGCACAAGGCTGGTGACAATGTAGTAGAGGCTCAGGGGGTAGGAGAGCAGCGCGGCCAGGGGGGAGCTGAGGGGCAGCCCCCGCCAGGCGTAGTACTGCTGccaggagcctgggggggggggtcaggcatCCTGCACGACCCCACGGCCCCCCAAGGCACCCCACGGCCCCCCTTGGCACCCTGCATGACCCCACGGCCCCCCAAGGCCCCCCTTGGCACCCTGcaccaccccacagccccccaagGCACCCCACGGCCCCCCTTGGCACCCTGCATGACCCCACGGCCCCCCAAGGCCCCCCTTGGCACCCTGcaccaccccacagccccccaagGCACCCCACGGCCCCCCTTGGCACCCTGCATGACCCCACGGCCCCCCAAGGCCCCCCTTGGCACCCTGCACGACCCCACGGCCCCCCACAAGAGCCCTTGGAGCACCCTGtgcacccccaggacccccccagtgtcccccaacGAATGCCTAATGCACCCCCCACTGCATCCCTCATTGCACCCCCAACACCCACCCACTGCACCCCAATGTCTCCCATCGAAGCCCCATTGCACCCCAATACCccctcgttccccccccccccactcactgAAGAAGCTGTTGGGCGGGGGGGGCTcggagggggcggggggcagcgacACCTCCCCGGCCGGCTGCAGCCCCTCAAAGGGGAGgtctgggagggggcacagggcaTCAGTGACCCCCCtagccccagcacccccagggcccCGCAATACCTCCCAGAGCCCCCCAATAACTCCCAATTACTCCCGAGTCCTCAATCCCCCCAAGTGCCCCTCCAAGACCCGCAGATCCCCCCGAGCCCCCAGTTATCCCCTCAGTGCtcccccagtgctccccagtgctCCCCCAAGCCCCCAGACCCCCTGAGCCCCCCACTAACCCTCTCAGCACCCCCCATTGCCTCCTGGaaccccccagagccccccggTCCGCCCATCCCCCCTGCAGTCGCTCACCGTGGGGGGTCCCGAGGGGGTGgcagtccccccccagccccacgccgtAGTCGGGGGCCCGCACCAGCATGCTGAGGTGGGCCCAGCCCCCCCGGGTGAGCCCCCGTGCCCCCAGGAACCGCTCCTTGTCGAAGGTCTCGCTCGTcacctctgggggggggggcaggcagacaCTCCATGGCACCCCATAGTACCCCATGGCACCCCACGGCCCCCCGTTGCACCCCAGgtaccccccagcaccctgctgtgccctgcagcacccactgcacccccagcaccccactgcccccccccagccctgccacaacCCCCGTCACCcccttgcagcccccccagccctgctgcaaccCCCGTCACCCCACTGCACCCCAttgcacccccagcaccccgctGCACTCCAttgcacccccagcaccctcccaacCGCACCCCCAACCCCTCCCAATCGCACCCCTAACCCCCATCCTCCCCCCAGCCcttgccccctgccccccccggccccccacctGCGGTGAAGGTGAAGGGCAGCTGCGCCAGGGCGGCTGTGCGCCCCATGAACCCCCTGAGCTGGCGGCACCAGCCCCGGTGCACCCCGAGAGCCTCGGCCGCCCGGCACCCCTCGGAGCAGTACAGCACGGCCCGGCactgcgggctggggggggggggcgtcagCACCCCCCCTGCAcacctaacccccccccccgcacccccctgcaccccatcgCACCCCCAAGCCCCTCTGTGCCCCAACGCACCCCTCGGAGCAGCACGGCACAGCCTGGCActgtgggctgggggggtcagCGCTGGGGGGGGACCCTGGAACCCCCTGTGcacccccccgggcccccccgcACCCCTCTGCGTGCCCTCGCACCCCAAAGCACTCCATGCAGCCCAGTGCACCCCCACACCTTTGCATCTCCcagggacagccccccccccccggtgctccccctgcaccccaatgcCCCCTCaatgaccccccccccacctgtgCATCCCCCttgcccccccggcccccctcacCATGGCAGCGGGGTCCTGGCGAGCCCCCCGCAAGCGTGGCAGAGGCGGGAGCGCAGCGCGGGGGGGccgagggtgggggggggcccccagccccgcaggtGGGTCCCCACCAGCGTCACCCCCAGGCGTGCGGCAGCCGGCTgcagggcactggggggggggggcacaggggggcaCGGGGCGTCACGGGGGGGACGCTCTGAGAGGCGGCCTGTCCCCCAGGGGGGTGACACGGGGGGGCGCCCCAAAAGGCGCCGGGGGGGGTCACTCACGTGTGCAGGCCGGCATCCCCCACGGCGAGCTGGcaagggcggcggggggggcccccGGCCATGGGGCACCCCATGGCGCggcagagcagggccagggcccggcgggccgggggggggcgcggggggggcgcggggggacCCCAGCTCGAAGTCGAAGCCCAGGGGGGCCCCGCGGGCGTCCGTCAGCAGCAGCACCCGCGTCACCACCAGCACCTGGCCTGAGGACGGGGGACAGGGGTTGGGGGGGTTCAGGGTCCCTAGGGGGTCAGGAGGGGCTGGAGttcctggggggctggggggggaccccGGGTGCCCCACGGGGTCCCACTGGGCGTCAGCGTCAGGGTCCCCATGGGGTGAGGTCAGGGTGAGGTTTGGGCCCCCCCCCGGGTGGGGTTGGGGGTCCCTCAGGCTCAGGATCGGGGTCCCACCGGGGGAACTCAGGGTCCCTTGGGGATTGAGTTTGGGGTCCCACGGGGTCATGCCCGGGGTTAGTTTTGGGGGGGATCTTGGGGTCCCTTTGCGCTCAGGTTCAGGGTCCCACGGGATGAGGGCCCCCTctggggtgggggttggggggcTCCCAGCCAAGCTCAGGGACCAGTTTTGGGGTCTGGGGGGTCCCGCCCGGGGGGGGCATTACCCGGGCGGCCTCCTCTGCTGccaccctgctcctgctcctcctcctcctcctcctcctccaggctgatGAAGGTGAGGGTGCGGCGCAGGTCGGGCAGCGTCAGGGCCGTGTCTCCGCAGAGGGGTCCCCGGGGGTCCCcagagggccccccccccccgccggccc carries:
- the ZMYND15 gene encoding zinc finger MYND domain-containing protein 15; this encodes MEFLTGYRAELLELVSLVLGWRWGAGGTPPRPGALRQLPPEPGPWVLHALPNARLGVALPAGGGPAGGGGPLGTPGDPSAETRPLEEEEEEEEQEQGGSRGGRPGRTPAGPPWASTSSWGPPAPPPRPPPARRALALLCRAMGCPMAGGPPRRPCQLAVGDAGLHTALQPAAARLGVTLVGTHLRGWGPPPTLGPPALRSRLCHACGGLARTPLPCPQCRAVLYCSEGCRAAEALGVHRGWCRQLRGFMGRTAALAQLPFTFTAEVTSETFDKERFLGARGLTRGGWAHLSMLVRAPDYGVGLGGDCHPLGTPHDLPFEGLQPAGEVSLPPAPSEPPPPNSFFSSWQQYYAWRGLPLSSPLAALLSYPLSLYYIVTSLVPQHFPELNILRKRSLRVQVEESGRELQLVGLFWELSVLLPHVSLELLFLGGSVPPPMDGRRFLLHRTEVQELLPGTPPKVGGPRGVQVAFSTRPGPRPDLVIGFNPGFALKESWLSTLPRLQAQRVPAYFAEGGEYGCTVARAAVGAATGGGTGPPLLNPFRCPFRQPGLDNALPWYANAFIFQLLYKGGGGGGPVPPRQRLPLPARPPPAPPASAAATSAPPRRRR